The genomic DNA TAAAAGCGTGTGTAATTCATTGTCAGGCTCTTGAGAGCTGACATATTGCCGCTATTGATCTTTAGTCCTAAAATCAACACAGAAGCCTGGATACTGATGACAGGCAGGCCAGGGGAGTCAGGGTGTcctgataacacacacacacacatattaatgCTAACATGCACATATAAACAGAAGCACATGCACATATTTACAAAGTTACAGATGTGAAGGTCGGTAAAATCAGGACTTAATCAGTGAGACTTAAAATCATCATATCATTGATTTTATGATTGACACGTTATATACATGCAATCAAATGTTATCCATACAGTAACACACTATAAGTTTACTTTATTCTGTGTTATCTACAGTAAAGTAAACCAGCATGACTTTATCTTCCAAAGGCAATATGGCAATTACAAATATTGTGCTGCCTAACATTGTTTGAATCCACTGCACTTTATGTTAATGGTAATAAAGATCTCAATGACGCCAAAGATCTCAAATATTTCTGGTTAAATTttgaagaaatgcaaaaaataaaaatgaattaaaattgCTCAAGACATctcaaatattttcattatggTAGGGTAAAAGTATGACTAATTTTCAGTGCAGATTCAGTGAAGTATGAGATCATGCAAACATTACACTTATTTTACAAATTACATAGTTTTTTGTAGAGAAATTTGATGGTCATTTGAaatgacatgttccttcattaagATGAACtgacactgtagtttattttgaatcaATCCCATTTACAcagtcctgctgctgtaaatactcactggAGCACCAAATatgtattaatccacagctgaaaGTAGTCCCCAACAAACACAATAGCGCCCTGTTTTGAGTATTATTTGCTGAAAGCTACAGTTCTAGCTACagagtctttttttaaataaaaatatatgtcaACTGTTTTTCCGAATTTTTTAGACTGAACTCATTAGCTTTTGGGCTAAAGggcacttttttattttattttatggaaatttgtttacaatttgtgttattgtgtgactttggtgaatcgaactaaccctttaaatcaccaaagtcacacaataacataaACTAACTAACCAATCGAGGCAGCGGTATACCAGCTACTCCAATGTTCTacgaggtaaaattactgtttttgtcaaagaagTCTGGTTCCTTTAAAGCGAGCATAGCAGCTTCAGTTCCCCATCGGAAAACAAtgtctgacggcaaggtaaagttgtgaaatattctaaatatactGTACCTCAACTAATATTGATTTTTATATATGTTGGCCTTTTTTAGGTGGCTATAAAtaatttagctgctgccccctaccacagcagtacattgctaaGCTGCCGTGCCTGTCATTCTGCCTGGTTCTTAACCAGTGCAAaccaccatctactgtaggtaatacactacCTCATAAAACCCCACCTCAAAAAATCCGAAATATCATTTTAAGTCAAATGATTCTTGCAGCTCTGCCATGCAAAGTGCTAATCTGCTCGTTGGAAGCCGTTTGTTGCTCGAGGTCCTTGTCGCCCACAaagctttttagttttttattcgGTAAGTCAGTCAATAGCCATAGGTAAAACTGATGGTGTGTCTAAGCACACAATCATCTTTTTGAAGAGGAGGATTTGACGTTTGGGAGGTTGACGTGGTTGACTCTTGTGAGTTTAATGTCGTGTACTTTTGAGTTCCGCTTAAAGAACATTATGGTGTGTCATGTTCTGAGGAGAGCCGTGTCCAACCAGGTTGCACTGTATCTCCGTTTGCTGATGTCTGTTCAGAGTGTTCCCCTTTAGAAGTCAAAACAGCATATGATTTGATTTCATGCTCTTTTATCCTTTAACTAGCCTGATAACAGGGATGGAAAaagcagtggtgtgtgtgtgtgtgtgtgtgtgtgtgtgtgtgtgtgtgtgtgtgtgtgtgtgtgtgtgtgtgtgtgtgtgtgtttataactACTCTCCATCATCCCCTAGCAGAGGATCCATTAGCCTTGGACCCCCTCCCCGGTTGCCAAGTGATAAagtaaacaaaatgtgtttggcCATCCGGCATGCAAATATTTGTTCTGGAAGCTGCCTTATCCgacagcagacacacacgtcTGCAGCCGTGTGCTGAGGTGTATATATACAGTGACCATCCTGGCGGTCCAGtattacacatgcacacacacatacagaaaagtGGATCCATCAATGACCCAGGACAGACCTTTCCTCGGACTTCAACACAGATTCACCTGAACCTGGCGGCTAAGGTAATACAACTTTATCCTTTtcaaccaatttaaaaaaaaaatgtatcctgtCAACAAACTGCTTTCCTATTTGAGTCttactttttctcttttgtaactGTCTCTCCAGTGTTAATAAGCCAACATGGCAGCAGGCATCATGAGAAACTTCCTCGTCCAGGCCCCGACTCCAGCCTACTTCCCCCTGATTTTCCCATACTCTCCATGCAAGGAAGACGAAGATGTGGAGATGCTGGAGGAAAAGCCAGAGGTGAGGGGAgatgaggaagaaagagaggtagaggaggaggaggtggaggatgaAGAGTCTGAAgctcaggaggaagaggaggggttttttttaaatcccgcCCACTTTGCTTTGGACGTGACCAAGCAGCTGCTCAGGTTTGCAGATCTCATCAGCCGTGACATCCAGCGGTATTTTGGTCGCTGCTCTGGTGATCAAGAAGCTTGTGACATCTACAGCGACTCGGTCTCTGTCACAACCAGCGGGCGTCTGCGTTACTATGACGACCTGCTGAAAATCGCAAGAGCGGGAAGTCCAGAGGAGCAAGAAAACAGCATGGTGACTTGTGCTGATGATCAAGGAGTCGGGGTTGCTAAGGGCAACAGCAGTTTGGGTCCCCTGGCTGAACTGTTCAACCACAGGGTCCCGAGTCAGGGCCGCAGCCGACCAATGACCAAGCGGCATCTCCCGCTCAGTTTCTGGACTGAGCCAGTCCCCTGCTGCTCTCTGGTCGGTTTCAGCAACACAcctgacgtcacacacacaaacgttgACACACCTTCGcaggacagcacacacacagacgctaacacacacacgcactacaACCCG from Sander vitreus isolate 19-12246 chromosome 2, sanVit1, whole genome shotgun sequence includes the following:
- the percc1 gene encoding uncharacterized protein percc1 — protein: MAAGIMRNFLVQAPTPAYFPLIFPYSPCKEDEDVEMLEEKPEVRGDEEEREVEEEEVEDEESEAQEEEEGFFLNPAHFALDVTKQLLRFADLISRDIQRYFGRCSGDQEACDIYSDSVSVTTSGRLRYYDDLLKIARAGSPEEQENSMVTCADDQGVGVAKGNSSLGPLAELFNHRVPSQGRSRPMTKRHLPLSFWTEPVPCCSLVGFSNTPDVTHTNVDTPSQDSTHTDANTHTHYNPLPHHNTALDSTQPDFSDLLANWDPNPELTHTLTENTHMQH